Genomic segment of uncultured Desulfobacter sp.:
CAGGTGGCTTGGTCTGTTTGGTGGCCACATTCGCTTTTTCACAATCAACCTGGTCGCCTTCCGTGACAGCAGGCAATTCTGCCGTGTCCTCTTTATCCTTGCTGTCATCGGACAAAAGAATTTCTTTCCATCCTAAAATAACGGGGCTGCTGCCGGTCACTTTGAAAAGCTCTCCACAACATTCAGTAATTATAGTTGTGGAGTCATATTCATACACCGGCATGAATTGTGCGATATAACGCCTGCGGATCGCGTCATAGACTTTTAATTCAGCGTCATTCATGCCGCTGATGTTCGGGGCTTCTGTCGTGGGAATGATTGCGGTATGGGCGGTAATTTTTTTATCGTTAAAACACTTGGGTATCTGGTGCATGTCGCATGCCTGGACAAATTTTTCCAGGCTGTTATCTGCGGCAACAACGGAATTAATGGTATCGCTGACTTCAGCTAACGCTCCGCTTGCAAGATACCGGCAGTCTGTTCTGGGGTATGTCGTGGCTTTGTATTTTTCATAAAGGGCCTGGGCAATTTCCAGGACCTGTTTAGCGGACATCCCCCAACGCTTTGAGCAGTATGTCTGCAAATCGGAAAGCGAAAAAGGAAGTTCAACATCCTTTTTCTTCCGGGTCTTTTCGGCTTTTTGGATAATGCCTTGCCGTCCTTCAATTTTTCTGGCGGTCTCTTCAGCCACAGCTTTATCAAGACACCGCCTGTCAGGGTCAGCTATATTTTCCGGCACCTGCCAGGCGGCGTTATAATTTCCGGCAGCAGACCGGAAGGTAGCTGTCAGGACATGATAATCAACGGGCTTGAAATGGGCGATTATTTCATCCCGGTTCACCACCAGGGAAAGGGTGGGAGTTTGAACCCGGCCAACAGAGAAAACACTGTCATGACCGGCAGCCTTGGCAAGCAGGGTAAAGGCCCTGGTTAAATTCATACCCACCACCCAATCAGCGATACTGCGGCTATAGGCCGAGTCCCGCAAACCTTTATACTCTGTGTTGGGTTTTGGGGCGTCCAGGGCCTGTTTAAGGGCTTTTGCGTTCAGAGCTGAGATCCAGACCCTTTCTGTGGGACCGGACCAGTTAAGTTCCTCTATGACCTCGTCAACCAGGAGCTGGCCTTCTCTGTCCGGATCACCGGCGTTGATAACCATGTCTGCCTCTTTCAAAAGTTTTCTGATAGCGGCAATTTGAGTTTTTGTTTTTGGGACAGGTTTTCTCCGGTAGGCTTCCGGCAGTATCGGCAAGCTGTCTAAGGACCATTTTTTATACTGGTCCCCGTAATCCTGGGGATTGAAAAGTTCAAACATATGGCCAAAACACCAGGTCACGACATCTTCACCGCATTCAATGTAAGCGTTTTCTTTTTTGGTCACACCCAGGATCGCGGCAATTTCTCTGCCAAGAGACGGTTTTTCTGCAATATAAAGTTTCATGCTTTTACCTTTTAAAAATGGTCTATAATTGCCCTTCGTAGGGCTCATTAAAGGACAGATCCTTTACCACCATGACGTTCAACCTGTATCCGGGCCGGATAGTCAACGTGGGTGACATATCCATGTGCTTGGCCAACAGGCTCATGGTTGTTTGTCCCATCTGTTCGGCCAAAGCCGTTCCCATGGCGGAGCTGAAATTTTCGGTATCGCCGTCATTGGTATCTAATGTGTTGAGGGCATAGGCAGTGCCGCCGGTGATCAAACTCATAAGAAGGGCATGACCGTAAATCCTTAAATAGTGGTTATCAACCTGGTCCTTCAGGCCGGAATAGCCGAGCTGATCCGTTCCGGGCATCTCACTTAAGGTCATTGTCCGGCCATCCGGAAAAATCAACCGCTGCCAGGCCACGAACAACCTTTCCTGGCCCATGATGACCTGGTTTTGATATTGCCCGAAAATTTTTGTCCCCTGGGGGATCAAAAGATTATATCCGGTGGCTGTGTCCCAAACGTCCTGACTGACCTGGCAACTGATATACCCGGGCAATGTCGAATTAATCCCGGTGATAAGGACAGACGGAATGATGGACCCGGTTTTAATGGAAAGAGCGTCTGTCTCCTGGTTCATAAAATACCCATTGGACCATCTTTGATCCCCAGTCTCTCCAGTGTCGAACGAATCTATAACCGCCGCCTGGCTTGCTGAAAAGGAAAGTGAGGAAGATCCTTTGGACCTGACAGAGGCTGTTGCATTTGGAATTTGCCCTTGATTTATGCTGATTCTTAGCTGTGCCGCTTCTTTTTTTAAGCCCGCGATTCGGGATGAACTGTTTGCCTGTGTATATCCGGATGCACCCAGGCTGCCGTCATCGGCACCAATGACAGGAGAATCTTTTTTATAAACAATCAGCCCGGACTCCAAAGCTTTTCGTTGCTGTTCAAGATGATATTCCTGTATGGTCAGAAGTTGTTTTTGATGTTGTTTTTCAAGTGGATCTTTAGGAACAGGCTTGGATGCCGGTACAACCTGAATAGGTTCTTTTAATGACGGGGTTTCGCCTGATGCCGGTGGCTTGCCAGAGACAATTTCTTTGGCAACGCCCTTAAAATCTTTCGGGGCTTTGGGTAAATTCA
This window contains:
- a CDS encoding DNA topoisomerase III, which codes for MKLYIAEKPSLGREIAAILGVTKKENAYIECGEDVVTWCFGHMFELFNPQDYGDQYKKWSLDSLPILPEAYRRKPVPKTKTQIAAIRKLLKEADMVINAGDPDREGQLLVDEVIEELNWSGPTERVWISALNAKALKQALDAPKPNTEYKGLRDSAYSRSIADWVVGMNLTRAFTLLAKAAGHDSVFSVGRVQTPTLSLVVNRDEIIAHFKPVDYHVLTATFRSAAGNYNAAWQVPENIADPDRRCLDKAVAEETARKIEGRQGIIQKAEKTRKKKDVELPFSLSDLQTYCSKRWGMSAKQVLEIAQALYEKYKATTYPRTDCRYLASGALAEVSDTINSVVAADNSLEKFVQACDMHQIPKCFNDKKITAHTAIIPTTEAPNISGMNDAELKVYDAIRRRYIAQFMPVYEYDSTTIITECCGELFKVTGSSPVILGWKEILLSDDSKDKEDTAELPAVTEGDQVDCEKANVATKQTKPPAPYTEGTLIADMENIAKYVEDKEAKKILKSETVKGIGTEATRAAIIDGLKLRGYLLESGKNIVSSDKAKEALKVLPESISNPVTTAEWESCLTDIAANKGNPEKFQADIAAWVKNEVEQVKNGSGQKFEEKQGFSCPNCSRMLRQRKGKNGLFWGCSGYPDCKTTFPDNGGKPDLTPKEKTGGVLSKFNCQACGKPLIRREAKKKGKGGKKNYWWGCSGFPDCRETYFDNNGQPKFKKKVKENESA
- a CDS encoding TrbI/VirB10 family protein; this translates as MTAPKALKRPGVVTTVLSKKPIFLLLGLIVVIVILLIFSIFDSGSSKSKIKQQETLLIEPGVSTTTDEEGLNLPKAPKDFKGVAKEIVSGKPPASGETPSLKEPIQVVPASKPVPKDPLEKQHQKQLLTIQEYHLEQQRKALESGLIVYKKDSPVIGADDGSLGASGYTQANSSSRIAGLKKEAAQLRISINQGQIPNATASVRSKGSSSLSFSASQAAVIDSFDTGETGDQRWSNGYFMNQETDALSIKTGSIIPSVLITGINSTLPGYISCQVSQDVWDTATGYNLLIPQGTKIFGQYQNQVIMGQERLFVAWQRLIFPDGRTMTLSEMPGTDQLGYSGLKDQVDNHYLRIYGHALLMSLITGGTAYALNTLDTNDGDTENFSSAMGTALAEQMGQTTMSLLAKHMDMSPTLTIRPGYRLNVMVVKDLSFNEPYEGQL